The Alnus glutinosa chromosome 3, dhAlnGlut1.1, whole genome shotgun sequence nucleotide sequence tgtCACAAAACTACTGCATGGTGAACAGAAAATTATCTATTAGCTCAATAAGCATaagaaagttataaaaattgattaaaattaataggTTCACTATATATGCACGTGGTTAGAgttataaaattgattattgaAGTTTCTAAAATAGGAGGGAGTTAGGGTATAAGCCATTAGTTCTCCGGCCATAACAAATAGAAACTcccactttttttaaaatatatatatataaagtttttcttttaattatatatgagtGATGCATGGGATAATCTGATTGGTACTGTTGTGGCATTTGATTGTTTCTctcaaaaaattatatgaaaattgaGTGCAGTGACCTATTTATTATGTTTACATATCATAGGGAGCTCataacattttttatatatgacATTGagtttagagtaatgctacacattatCTTCTTGTCCactttttatcctcccaaaattgatatggctcttaaaattaccattggatcaaaattcaataatgatttatcataaatttaatggtgattttaagagccacatcaaatttagAAGGACAAAAgaaggacaaggggatgatgtgtagcattactcttgagTTTATTGCAAATCGGTGTAACCCTGTGGACAGAACttgtaattttttccttttttttttttttttaccaacctTTAATTCAAATTATTCCCACGacaataaattaagattttaactatatatttatttattttaatattaaaatgcaCCAACCCCTACACAAGACAGGATAGCTCTTCTCCTATCCGTAAACTCCACGTGGCTGGGATACGTGAATTAAGGTGGAATTCAGCCTCGTATATGCAGGATGAGGGTGCATGCAGGAGTTTGATCATGACATCGACACACTAAAAACTGAATCAAGGGAAGATGAAACAAGAAAGGGAATCCCAGAAAGCAATTTTGCAATTGATCGCCTGGAAATCACATCTGCAGTCCTTTAGAGCCAATTAATCTGGTCAGGCCAAAAGTAATCGCCATTGCCACCCATCCTCCGACCAACACCCTGGTAGCAGACTTCAACATCGGAGTCCCCCCGACACGTGCTCCTACAACTCCAAAAGCAATCAGCGCCGAGGTAGCCACTGTAATCACCACAGACAACCTCAGTTTATGCTCCCTTATAAACGCAGCTGCCAATAATGGTAGCACTGCGCCTACTGAAAATGCAAGGGCTGATGCAAAAGCAGCCTGAACTGGATTGGGGAGCTGCTCCCTCTCAGTCTGATCAGCTTCTTCCTTATAATTCTCTCCACCATTTTTCATTGCCTTCTCCCTCCTCATGATATGTGCCATCTCTATGTCCCTCTGGGTGTTAACGGAGACAAACTCCCCTATTGCCATACTGCAAGCCCCTGCAAATAACCCCGCAAAACCAGCAAGGAGCATGGGCTTGATGTCTTCTTTGACAGACCCAACACCCATCATTAACGATGTAACAGTAACAAGCCCATCATTGGCTCCCAATACAGCAGCTCGAAGCCATTGAGCTCTTTGAAAGTAGTCAACATTTTTACCCTCAACCTCCGGGCAATGATTTTGCTCCATATCATTCATGGGCATgaggaaaataaagataatcagAGAGGAATAATAGGAAAGGGAGCTAGCTAGCTAACTGATTACTCGTGGAGAAGAAATGGCTATTGTGGAGGACATTTATAGAGGGGATATATTATCCTGATGGATCATTTAAGTGGTGGAAATTAAAGGATAAGAGAGTGCGGAAGACACAAGCATCCATAacgtttaattaaaaaaactgaaagCATGCACGCtcatttaaaaagtaaaattaaatatgtAGGTTTCTTTGACGATCGAACACTGAACCACTATATAAGGTGGAATGCTGAATAGGGCAGCACCTCAGAGATAGAAAGatgaagagaaaaatatttgCGTGTTATTATTACATGGGGCGAGTGTGCACTCCACATAAAGTGAAATGAATATTCCATATCctgtggaatatatatatatgtggtgtCGATTTTCCATGCATAAGAAAGCTACATGCAGGTTCCATACAATGGAAGTCCACGTACGCGAAGGATTGCCTTTtcattcatcgaaaaaaaagaagaagaagaagaagaagaagaagatgaagcaaTCTCTTGTCAGGTAGTTAGAGTACGTTTGGTTTTCACAAGGCTTAAAAAGGCCAACTAGAAGTACTCGATAGTGCAAAAACAATTCTAGCTAGAGTCAAAAGTTGAGCCTTCACTAGTACTCTTCAGGACCTTGTTCCTAGGTAGAATATTGCAGCTGATTAAATCGAGTTTATTTAATTTCCATCCAAACtttatatcttttcttttcattttccataGAGTGTTACCAAACAGATGGAACAGATCTTCGATCCATGTAAATGACCTCAATTGTAACACTCCCACATTCATGCATGATTGGATCGGAGGATTAGTACATATAAATTATTGAGACTAGTACAAGTTCTTGGACGCTAATAAGTCATCACGGTTGCTTTGTGGAAGTTGATATTGATGtattatttttcatgattttAATTGTCTCTTATAATATTATAAGTTGTCACAAATAACGTAAGAGTATTAACTTATTGGACACTGATCATCACTACCAATTAGTAACACGTTATTAGCAACGACCCTGGCCTAAGTCGTTGCTAATAAGTCATTATCAACGATGACACTTATGCCATGACCAAATACAATGCGATGaccaatatataattaataattaatagaacaagaaaatcatataataactaaaatattttaaactaTACAAATTGAATAGTATGTTACTATAACGATGTTCCTAGCATATTTTATGTATTGTAAATGCTAGTAAACACgcaaatatatttatatatatatatatatatagagagagagagagagagagagagagagagagagagagagagagagagagattaagtgtatatatatatatatatatatatatatatacacacacacgtgTGTGTTGCATTTAACACCTAATAGCAAACATTTATCGTCCCAAGCTGATCATGTTACTAGACTGGCTTAGATGTgtgccaagaaaaagaaaagaaatgactAGAAGTGTACAAATTTGATTTTGAACAGTACTgatcaattatttaaaatttgaagcgACTTAGTTAATtgtttgataatagtatt carries:
- the LOC133863849 gene encoding vacuolar iron transporter homolog 2.1-like, producing MPMNDMEQNHCPEVEGKNVDYFQRAQWLRAAVLGANDGLVTVTSLMMGVGSVKEDIKPMLLAGFAGLFAGACSMAIGEFVSVNTQRDIEMAHIMRREKAMKNGGENYKEEADQTEREQLPNPVQAAFASALAFSVGAVLPLLAAAFIREHKLRLSVVITVATSALIAFGVVGARVGGTPMLKSATRVLVGGWVAMAITFGLTRLIGSKGLQM